The Leishmania braziliensis MHOM/BR/75/M2904 complete genome, chromosome 24 DNA window GAGACAGTCGCAAGAATCCGAAGGGGTGCTGGAGCTGTGCATGCGTATCGTGGAGGCGATTCCAGGCGATACGGAGCAAATCAAAGACACGTTTCAAACGCTGCTGTTCAGCATCAAGGACTCCAAGAACGGCGAGCTACGGCGGAAAGTTGTGGAGGGAGAACTACTGGTGGAGCGCCTCGTCACGATGGATGACCGTGAGTTGGCCAATccggagctgcgcaagcagATCGAAGAAAAGATGGAGGAGCGCTCCAAAGACACAAACCTCAGCGAGATTCGGAAGGCAATGCGGACGAGCAACTCGACACTCTTCAAATGCCACGTCTGCGGCGCCCGAGACTCCTCCtgggagcagcggcagacgcgCTCGGGCGATGAGCCGATGACGGTGATCATCACGTGCAACAAGTGCAGCACACAGTGGCGCAAGTATTAATTCACAGCTAAAGAAGGGTATCCGGCTGGCTCACATGAGGTGCGCCGAGGTGACGACCTTCGCTTTCTGCCTCCCTCACAGTTTCATTCCTTCTCTCGCATGGAGACTTGCTAGCCGGCGGACCCCATGCGAGCAGCGTTCAGTGCAGCACCTGGGCGTTATCCTCGTATGCACGTAGCTTTGTTGCCCGCCAAAGGTGTGACCCTCAGTCTGCAGTCTCTTCATCTTTTCGTAGCTCTCACCTGCACTGTGACTGCCCTtacgtcgtcgtcgtttGACGGTATTGCTGAACACAGCCACCATGGACAAGCTCCTTGATGACCTCTCCAGTGATGTGGAGGCGACCTTTCTGCGATATCCTCCCGTGTGCTCCCGCTAATACACAACGGAGAGGGACGTGCGCGTATCACTACTTTGGATCGAGAAGGTCTGTGCGTGCACAGATCGTGTGCCGAACGTGACTACTGCTCGCCGCCAACTGCCTATCCTGTGCTTCACAACTCCTTCTTTCTACCCTCATTCCTCCCTGTACATAGGCTCGTCTTCGCGGATGTCTCTGGCTTGAGGCCATTGATGCGTATCGAGTGGCGTCGAGGGAACCTCTCCATTCTCTGCCGGCGCCTGCCGTCAGACGTTCAGCTACCCTTTTTTTAGGCTCTGAGTGCCTCGCCGCACGCTTTGATACACACTCGCATGCAGTAGCGTCGGTGTTGCCCCACAGCGGCACTGCCacgaagcgaaagagagcgaaggctCACATACAGTGCGTATGCTCCCCGAAGATGTTGGAATAGCAGCTGGCTCTCCAACCGACTAATACCGGCACCATTTTCTACGCTGTGTGTCTGCAGACGGCATCCCTTCCTCACGTATTCCCCGCGTTGTGCACtggtgcgggtgtgtgtccgtgCGCCTCTGTAGATCCGTCTATATctcgtgtgctgctgctgctcttctcttctccagaCACGCGCACTTGAGATCGCCATGAAGGTGACGCCCAAACGGTTTCGGACAGGCTGCAACTCCCTAATTGAAGACAATGAAGCGGTGTTGTCGCTGGACACCACCATTGCGGAGCTGAAGGGGCTTACTCAGATTCTCTTCGGATTTTCAGCGAATGCGCCCCTGTTGATGCTGGATCACCTGCTGGAGAACACACGGGCACTCTGCGCAACCTCGGCCTTGTGGGTCAGTGATTTGACCCGATCCTGACGGCGCCTGTCGCGAGAGAGTCGGTGCTCGAGATGAGCAGTCGCGACCAGGAGGATACAACTAGGGGTGACGACCTGCAAGGTTTCTCGCACGCCAATTTTATTCTTGCCATGAAGACGTTTGACAAGGGTGTGCTAGCTTCAGATGATCGTCTCGTAGCCTTGCGTCTTAACGTCCCTCACCAGCGTCCAGTCTTCCTCGACGGTTAATGGGCGGGCGAAGACGCTGCCGTTGGTCCAGAAAGAGCTCTCCAGCTTTCACCCGGCATCGCTGACCTGGCGGGGTGCGAGATTTCGATTTATGACGCGAGGGTGACGGCGATGTACGAGATCGCTTCTTGCGTCAAGTACGACCCGCGCAAGGAGGGCGTCGGCATGGAATTTTTGATTCAGTGCCCCGGTGCCGATGAGCCCTTTCGCTTGTGGGACATGCGCACGCCACACCCGTTTACCCGCATCAATGAAAAGTGTTCCCCCTGGAGAGGCCTGCCTCGAGCTCTTCTGCCTTGACGAGCTCGACACTGCCGATGACCAGCCAGGGGGTTTTTGTCGGTGGCGCTGCAACGTCTGCAGCCCAAGGCTGGCGGCGCACGCTTGCGgaccccgctgccgctgtgtgaGGTACGGTGCGCTCCCCTACTCATTGCGGTTCTCATAGTGCTGCACGAAATGAACCTCGTGGAGCTCGGCGACATCTTCTTCGAGGACTTTGGGAAGTCCAAGTCTGTCCGATCCTTCAAGGGCAACGACAACGGACCAAAGGTggctggcagcggcggccctTGCTGTGTTCTACGGTAGTCGATGCTAGGGAATAGGAGGGAGGCGACTATACGCAGCAAGGACCCCGTGAGTTACACAACCGTGGAGCGATACAGCTTCCTTCATAGTTGGCGGAGTGGGGTGTGCTCTGCAGCTCGTTGTTGAATATAGCcccagaggggggagggttaGATGTAGAAGAGGCGCTTCCACCCATACGAGAGCGCAGGCtgtctgttgttgttgttatcATACTCACATGAGCCCTCTtgcgcctcctccccacccgcctccaccctcctctgctgcttcacTTGTTCGTCTGTCGCATCTATTCGTCTTCACTTGCTTAccattccccctccccctattGGGGCTCGCTGTAGGTGCTAGCAGAGAAGCCATCGAGTACCCATGCGTGCAGAGCTCAACCGGCGCCACTAGTGGAACTGACGCAGCACACCAAGGTACTCGTGCATGCACCTACGTGTCGAGTCCGCGCGAAggcgtgtgcctgcgcaACATCTTCTACTcgtctctttcgcttcctcgcctcagtgtgcgtgtgtctgcgctcCGTCTGGAAgggcgccgctcttcgctGGCACCTTGTCCCTTCTGCCAGCTCTCCGTGGACTTCGTCGTCCTCATTCGCTTGCCAGTTCGTTTTCTGCTTCACGTTTCGTGCCAGTGGTTTTACAGCACATGTTGGTGCGCTGTGCAACGCCGTCTGCCTTTACTTTAACATCCGAGGCACCATCAAGCGAGGGCGGGGGAGGTTTAATAAGggaagaggatgaggaggggaggcaaTGTGTAGAGGCCACGGTGAGCCTGCACCCATACTCACCCGTGCACGGCTCGAGAAGCGATTTGGTTGAGCACCTCCGCGTTCCGTGTGAGTTCTTCTTTTCGGCCAAACCACCCGTTCTACGCCGCGATCATGttcgttttcttcgctctctccctcttgttCCCGCCTCTTTCGAGCAGTTGCATTTGGGCTGCTTCTTTGGCCGCACGGCGTTGTGCTCAACTCATTCGTCGCCCACCGTCTCGCAGAGACGCCttcgcccttctctctctctcgtgttgGGGGATCTGGGGCTGTGATGGGCTTTTTGGAGCGGCATCTTGACGATGTTTTTCCCACCTGTCATTgattcccctcccctccccctccctctgttaTGTGTGTGCTTTCTTTGGtgctcctccctctgctcGCAGACGTACAGATGCACACGGCCCCCGCAGCGACGCTTTCTTACTTTACTACCCGTAGGGGTCCGCCTCGTGACTTACAAAGttcgaggagagagaagcaacgaGAGGGAAGAGTGCGTGGCGAGGCCGTGAGCCTCCCTTCACTGGGTGTACATCAATGCACGTCGTGGTCTCTCTGGGCTCACTTCAGTAACAAAGACGCCATCATCGTGGGTTTGACGTTGagtgggtggcgctgcacccAACCCCTCTTTGCTTTTCAGCTTTCTTCTTGGCTGTGGCACTCGCGTTGCGGAGCCTTCCGAGGTGACACACATTTAACCGTGCAGGAGAGACAGAAAAGGTACAGCAGAGAAGGCCGCGCGCGCGGTGGCGCAACTCAGCGTCGGTACGTGAGCTGACCCGAGCACATCAATCGAGAACTCCTTTTCGCTCGTgttctttcttctctgcatGACGTTCTTCCTCGGCGCACAcgtgtcgcagcagcgggggcTGCAGCTCTTCCCCCACTCCCAACGGCTGGTCGATGTGCACATAGACCTGATGCTGTCCGCTGGCGGCCAGCTGCCGTTGGTTGCGACAGCGATGGCGCGTATAtttcgttgttgttttgtCGTTCACTTCtgacctcccccctcccctccctcccattGCGGTCTCTCAGTCTCTCAtagcacggcggcgctgtctcGGTTTGCCCACTTCATGTGCCTCTGTTGTTGCTCATCGAGTTTTGTTGTCCGCTTCGCCACATTCCCTcctgctgcctctcctctatGTGTGGTATTCAGGTGGGAGaggccccccttccctccccctgtgtGCCGCAGCCTCTAGTCCGTTACTTTGCCTGCTACGCCACTCTCCCTTGGCTGcggtcacacacacacacacatcaacCCAGAAGGTCACATGGAGGGCATCTCTGAGAAACTTTTTCAGGAGCCCTTCCCTGCTCAACTCAAACGAGAGCGCTCTGGCTCCTACGCCACCGAGGGAGGCAGCCCGATTTCACCGCATCTGCAGCGACTTCGGCTTCGGCCAACGTCTTCTTCTAAAGTcagtgccgctgcggacggcgacggcgaagaAGTTCAGCATGGTCGGCAGCATGCCGAGCCAGAACTCTTCGAGCTCACTCCCCTTGGTGGATCTGCCAACACAAGCGTGTGTGCAACGCGCTTTGGTGTAGAAGGCCTTCGTATTGGGCGCGACCCCGACTGTTGTGACCTGGTACTCCCCTTAAACGCAGTCTCGCGGCTTCATTGTGTGCTCTCTGTCCTTGGCAATGATGTGTTCGTGCACGACAACAGCTTCAACGGCACTTTCATCAATGGCCGCCGAGTGGGGCGCGGACGATGCTCGGTGTTGCATCCACGAGACAAGCTTTCGTTCCTGAACcccacgctggaggaggcaaGCCGCTGCGCGTTCGAGTTTGCGCCGCTATCAGAGCTCTCCTCATCAGGCTTTACAGCAGTGGAGGGGCTGCAGCGGTACGAACTGGGGCCAGTGCTGGGTCAGGGGAGCTCGGCGGCAGTGCGGCTTGGTATAGACCGGGAGACGGGGGCACCAGTCGCTATCAAGCTGATCGAGCGTAAGCACTTCGGCTCTGAGGAGGCCGCGGCCTCACTCCACACGGAGATTACAATACTGCGCAGCATGGATCACCCCCATGTTGTGCGGGTTGTTGATGCGTTTGAGGGAGGTGGTTGTGTCGCCTTGGTCATGGAGTacgtgcgcggcggcgacttATTTGACTACGTTGTCGGGCGCGGACGCAACCCCTTCACCGAGGCTGAGGCACGTCACCTCTTCGGGCAGCTACTCGAGGCCGTTTTGTACATTCGAAGCCGCAGCATAATCCATTGCGACCTCAAGCCGGAGAACGTGCTCGTAGAAGTCGTCAGGCGAGGAGCCGAGGATGACGTTGTCACAAACTTCGCCTCGGCATCGGCGACTGCAAGTGATCTAGCGCCGTCGGTACTGCAGACCGATGGCGATGCTGCACTCTCCGTCGTAGACGATCACCAGGCAGAGGCGAAGGCTCTTTCACCATACGACGTGAGGCTCAAGCTGGCCGACTTTGGCAGTGCGAGGtacgaaggcggcggcgcagcgggcgGAAAGCCAGAGACCACCAGCGCCGGCACGTTAGTCTACGCTGCACCAGAGCTGGCGCGCTCTCGTGTAGACGGGGCACCGTTGCAAGGGATCACTGCGGCAGTGGATGTGTGGTCTCTGGGTGTGCTGCTATACATTCTCTGCTCTGGCACGGTACCCAAGCACCCCCAGTGCGAGGCCGCCGTCTCTTTCAACCGGTCCATGGCGCATCTCTCGGCGCTTTGCAAGGATCTCATTGCGCGCATGATGACAACTGACGCATCGCTGCGCCCTTCTCTCGCCGAGGTGTGCCATCACCCTTGGCTCGACGGCGTCACgatcggcggcgcaccgGACAGAAGCGCGCTAGACAACAAAGACCCCTTGTCGGCGACAGTGGCATCTTCGCCGTGCTTTCCGCAGACTTCGAAACCATTTTAGGGGTGCCGTTGTCGCTTTTTCTGCcggcgcacgtgcgcgtgaACGAGTGTGGAAAACGCCCGTCTTCCGAGGACTGTCCGTATGCCACGGCATGCAGTGCGTGGCCGCGTATGGACATCGGAGGTGGCTGCCCATTGCCGTCCGATCGAGGGTCGGTCCGTGAGAGGCAAGAGTCGATAGCCCCTCAGTGTGATTGCTTAAACACGCCGGTGTGTCAACATGCCAAATGTTCGACTGGGCGAGAGGGTAGGGTGATagtgcgcacgcgctgccGTGGAGAGCCCCCATCCGCTTGTGCCGGCGTCCCTGCATCCTTGCGTGCATTTTAGCGATAAAACGCACAAGGGAGGGGAAATTGTGCTCTCCTCAAAGAGGGTCGACCATAGGCGTAGCCGAGGTGCATCCAACGGTGTTGTGACGAGGCTGCGCAGTCTTCATTACCGCGGCCACCCCAATCGACGGTTCGACGCATCGAGGGTGTTGTGTGCCCATCGATACGGCTGCCTGCCCGCAAGTTCCGAGTGGTGTGTTTTCCTATCGACCCATAGTTCCCGCGGCCTCATAAGAAGCTATGCTGTCTCTCTGCACGATGCCGAGGCGTTTGGCCAAGCCGCCCCGCGTGCCTATCTGCCGATGCGTCCCCTTTTACTTTCTCTCTACTTTCCCCCTTTCGACTTCTCCTGCTGTGCGTTCAGCTCTTTCATGGACGCGCTTCACtgcccagctgcagcacagacagagacGTACTGTTGacatctccccccccccctcatgaCCCTCTCCGCGCCATTAAATCACACATCATTTTAatcccttctcttttcctttccgcGACACAAACGCTCACCCACGCAAAGCTACGGGGTGACGGAGATCACCATTGTCGTCCACGATGGAGTCCAGCACCGATGTCGTATGCACCGTCgaagtgccgccgccggtcACTGCGGTCTCAGAGCCATCCTCAACTGCAGTGGCAGAGGAACCGGCGTCCTATCAAGAGACGGAGCGCTTCTGCACGTGGCGCAAGCACGTACGGGACTTGTATCAGCATCTGTTCCACATCGACCTCGTCTGGGAGAGTCCTGTGGCGCAGTTAATGCCGTACGTGACGACAAAGAGTGGCCTCACTACGCACACGATATTGAGCGGTACACGCACAGGAGGCCAGGAGCAGAGTTACATCCAGCTCCTGTCTGCAACAGTCCCGCAAGACACGCAGGTCCTGGACGGCTCCGGTGCAGCCTACAGTGAAGCTACTGGTGAGGTTGGCGGGTACGGTATGGCGCCTCACGCCTGCGGCCTCAGTATTGAGCGACGCATTCTTCACGACGGGGACGTGCTGACAGCGCGCTACATGCCAGCAAACCCGCTGCTCAtcgcctcgtcctccagcaACGGAGGCCTCTATGTGTTTGACTGGTCACGAGTCTCGCTGGGCCGCTTCCCGAATGAGCCCTCGCGGCCccgcgcgccgctgccgccaaaCGAACTCAGCAGTGGCGctacggaggaggagcggatTCAGTACCAAAAGAGGATGCGTGCCCTCAACGTTGTGGCGACTGAGCAGGACCGATGGGACCGTCGCACCGGTGAGGGCCAGCACGTGCTGACGCTGAagggcggcaacggcgcctCGGAGAACTTGGACTGGAGCACGAATGCGGAGGGTCAGGTGGTGTCTGGTTCCACAGggcgcgtctgtgtgtggcaTGTCGCGAACTTGTCAAAGGACGATAGCCGCCAGGTGGATCCGTCCAAAGTCTTCTtgctggaggacgaggaggcaaGCGTCACGCACGTCAACTTCTCCTGGACGTCGCCGGATGCCTTTGTAGCGGCGTCCTCCACTGGTGCCGTGTATTTTAACGACGTGCGGATGCAGCATACCACGGAGGTCTTCTTCATTGAAAATGCCGCTACctccctcgccctctccccactcGACGGGAGCGCGCTGCTTGTTGGCGACGCGCTGGGCAACGTCCTCTTCTTTGACCTGCGCCAAAGCAGCAAAGCAGTGCAGGTAGACCGCCTGCATAGCGGAGAGGTGACTTCCATTGAGTGGTGCCCACACTCACGCCACCTTTTCTCCTCCGGTGGCCATGACGGTGTTGTCTGTATTTACAATCAGACCCGACACAAGACGCTTTTCAAACACTGGGGCCACACCGATGTGATCATGGACCTGGGCTGGAACTGGCAGGAGGATGGTGCTGGTCAACTCGTGTCTACCGACAGCAACGCTATCATGCTCTGGAGACCGCGCGACTTCTTCTACTGTGCTTGATGTGCGCCGAGCAAAGGAGGTACCGTAGGTGAGCAAGATTACATGCTGCcatgcactgctgcggccgTCTTCCGAGGGGGGAGGCTCACCGTCCGCTGGGAAGGCTGAGAGGCGAGGGTTTGCTGTTGTTTTTtcgcgtgtgtatgtgtgtgtgtgtcgtcaCATGTGAAGTCCCTGCCGCGAAGGTGCAActttgcgcttctctctctcaagtGAACCGGCGGCTCGCACCTTTCGTGCCAGCTTTGGGGTTGGATGCGTTTCGGAGCAATACGTCATACGAACTGCATTGCGTTATTTTCCTGCTTTCCAGCCtgctccttccttcctcctgGGGGTGGCCAGGCACCGTCAGTGCCTCTCTGGCAccagtcccccccccccccccatctgCTCTCTGAAAACCGCGCTGTCTGAAGAAGGAAccgagagagaaaggtggGTGCTGTAGAGTGCCGTAGAACGGATACAATGTCATTGGATAGAAGGGCAGTGGCGCACACCGCGTGCGAGCTCGACGAGAGGCGTACG harbors:
- a CDS encoding putative protein kinase; translated protein: MEGISEKLFQEPFPAQLKRERSGSYATEGGSPISPHLQRLRLRPTSSSKVSAAADGDGEEVQHGRQHAEPELFELTPLGGSANTSVCATRFGVEGLRIGRDPDCCDLVLPLNAVSRLHCVLSVLGNDVFVHDNSFNGTFINGRRVGRGRCSVLHPRDKLSFLNPTLEEASRCAFEFAPLSELSSSGFTAVEGLQRYELGPVLGQGSSAAVRLGIDRETGAPVAIKLIERKHFGSEEAAASLHTEITILRSMDHPHVVRVVDAFEGGGCVALVMEYVRGGDLFDYVVGRGRNPFTEAEARHLFGQLLEAVLYIRSRSIIHCDLKPENVLVEVVRRGAEDDVVTNFASASATASDLAPSVLQTDGDAALSVVDDHQAEAKALSPYDVRLKLADFGSARYEGGGAAGGKPETTSAGTLVYAAPELARSRVDGAPLQGITAAVDVWSLGVLLYILCSGTVPKHPQCEAAVSFNRSMAHLSALCKDLIARMMTTDASLRPSLAEVCHHPWLDGVTIGGAPDRSALDNKDPLSATVASSPCFPQTSKPF
- a CDS encoding WD repeat protein, with translation MESSTDVVCTVEVPPPVTAVSEPSSTAVAEEPASYQETERFCTWRKHVRDLYQHLFHIDLVWESPVAQLMPYVTTKSGLTTHTILSGTRTGGQEQSYIQLLSATVPQDTQVLDGSGAAYSEATGEVGGYGMAPHACGLSIERRILHDGDVLTARYMPANPLLIASSSSNGGLYVFDWSRVSLGRFPNEPSRPRAPLPPNELSSGATEEERIQYQKRMRALNVVATEQDRWDRRTGEGQHVLTLKGGNGASENLDWSTNAEGQVVSGSTGRVCVWHVANLSKDDSRQVDPSKVFLLEDEEASVTHVNFSWTSPDAFVAASSTGAVYFNDVRMQHTTEVFFIENAATSLALSPLDGSALLVGDALGNVLFFDLRQSSKAVQVDRLHSGEVTSIEWCPHSRHLFSSGGHDGVVCIYNQTRHKTLFKHWGHTDVIMDLGWNWQEDGAGQLVSTDSNAIMLWRPRDFFYCA